In the Helianthus annuus cultivar XRQ/B chromosome 11, HanXRQr2.0-SUNRISE, whole genome shotgun sequence genome, one interval contains:
- the LOC110863686 gene encoding uncharacterized protein LOC110863686, which yields MKLELGMKCLLEHFEFKVDRSSKTLYEVSCMGDGCEWRFKAYAIHCGSLFFVKHMNDRHTCSKTQTHPHFRQANPKVLGHFLKEQLKDSDRIYRAKDIVKDFRQRFKVEITNVQAWRGKSHALELLQGTTRYSFSELPIYCYNLKLANPGSVTHILVDEQSRFEMVFVALGAAIGSFMFNLRPVVIIDATHLKGAFKGMFLAVGMDGNNQILPIAYGALENQRMMNVAHGFSQSLETVLVK from the exons ATGAAGCTTGAGTTGGGAATGAAATGTTTGTTAGAGCATTTCGAGTTTAAAGTTGATAGATCATCTAAGACATTGTATGAAGTTTCATGCATGGGTGATGGTTGTGAATGGCGATTTAAGGCATATGCTATTCATTGTGGTAGTTTATTTTTTGTTAAACATATGAACGATAGACACACCTGTTCGAAGACGCAAACACACCCACATTTCCGTCAGGCTAACCCAAAGGTTTTGGGTCACTTTTTAAAGGAACAACTAAAAGACAGTGATAGGATATATCGAGCGAAAGATATTGTCAAAGATTTTAGACAAAGGTTCAAGGTTGAGATAACAAACGTTCAAGCTTGGCGTGGTAAAAGCCATGCACTTGAACTTCTACAAGGAACAACCCGATACTCTTTTTCCGAACTACCAATATACTGTTACAATTTGAAGCTTGCAAATCCTGGAAGCGTTACTCACATCTTGGTTGATGAGCAGAGTCGTTTTGAAATGGTTTTTGTTGCTTTAGGTGCTGCG ATTGGTAGCTTTATGTTTAATCTAAGACCGGTCGTTATCATTGACGCGACACACCTAAAGGGTGCATTTAAAGGGATGTTTTTAGCAGTGGGCATGGATGGAAATAATCAGATTTTACCAATTGCTTATGGGGCATTGGAAAATCAGAGGATGATGAATGTTGCACATGGTTTCTCTCAAAGCTTAGAGACTGTGTTGGTGAAATAG